From a region of the bacterium genome:
- a CDS encoding pirin family protein, which translates to MTIFREPVKVWSSVPTMEGAGVRLKRAFGHTEMPRLDPFLLLDDIHSRNPEDYTAGFPWHPHRGIETVTYVLHGDVEHGDSIGNRGSIKDGDVQWMTAGSGIVHQEMPRATSGQMRGLQLWVNLPASMKMMDPRYRDIKADTIPVVTQETGSRVRVVAGTYGGVSGPMRDLVQNPLYLDITLLPGTRFTQSFEPGHTVFAYTLDGSGNFSPGAGKPVGDEKVILYGPGDHIEITAGKSGLRFLLISGQPIREPVAWRGPIVMNTEEELHEAFREYRDGTFIKVGEHP; encoded by the coding sequence ATGACGATTTTCAGAGAGCCGGTAAAGGTTTGGAGTTCTGTACCAACGATGGAGGGAGCGGGAGTTCGCCTTAAAAGGGCGTTCGGGCATACCGAGATGCCCAGGCTCGATCCATTCCTGCTTCTGGACGATATTCACTCACGGAATCCTGAAGATTATACGGCTGGATTCCCATGGCATCCCCACCGGGGTATCGAAACTGTGACCTATGTCCTCCACGGCGATGTGGAGCACGGAGACAGTATTGGAAACAGGGGCTCCATAAAGGACGGGGATGTTCAGTGGATGACTGCCGGCAGCGGCATTGTGCATCAGGAGATGCCCAGGGCAACAAGTGGTCAAATGAGGGGGCTGCAGCTGTGGGTAAACCTTCCCGCTTCCATGAAAATGATGGATCCCAGGTACAGGGATATCAAGGCTGATACAATTCCCGTAGTCACACAGGAGACAGGGAGCAGGGTTCGGGTTGTCGCAGGGACCTACGGAGGTGTGTCAGGACCTATGAGAGATCTGGTACAGAACCCTCTCTACCTGGATATTACCTTGTTGCCGGGCACGAGGTTTACCCAAAGTTTTGAACCGGGTCACACCGTTTTTGCCTATACTCTTGACGGTTCCGGTAACTTTTCACCAGGAGCCGGAAAGCCTGTAGGGGATGAAAAGGTGATCCTCTATGGCCCAGGGGATCACATCGAGATCACGGCAGGAAAGAGCGGGCTGCGTTTTCTTCTGATTTCAGGTCAGCCTATCAGGGAACCGGTTGCCTGGAGAGGCCCCATTGTCATGAACACGGAAGAGGAACTGCACGAAGCTTTTCGGGAGTACCGTGACGGTACATTCATTAAAGTGGGAGAGCATCCGTAG
- a CDS encoding cupin domain-containing protein — protein MQGDQIGDRIRNFREIKRLSTEELAERSGLDVNFVEQVEENTIKPALGTLLKFSRAMGIKMANFLDVSVSRDPVVVRSGDIDGFQRTELSSESGVPTSLVFHHLAQGKIDRHMEPFFIEVLPQLPGQVKVSQHEGEEFIAVVSGEIELQYGKDTYRLKPRDSAYYSSDVPHRIVALNDEKAEIYAVTYFHS, from the coding sequence ATGCAAGGCGACCAGATCGGGGATCGGATACGCAACTTCAGGGAAATAAAAAGGCTTTCAACGGAGGAGTTGGCGGAAAGGTCAGGGCTTGACGTCAATTTCGTAGAACAGGTCGAGGAAAATACAATCAAACCGGCGCTAGGAACCCTTCTGAAGTTCTCCAGGGCCATGGGTATAAAAATGGCCAACTTCCTGGATGTCTCGGTGAGCAGGGATCCAGTGGTGGTCAGATCTGGTGACATTGACGGGTTTCAGAGAACCGAACTGTCATCTGAAAGCGGTGTGCCTACCTCCCTTGTTTTTCACCACCTTGCCCAGGGCAAGATTGACAGGCATATGGAACCGTTCTTCATCGAAGTACTGCCCCAGCTGCCTGGACAGGTTAAGGTTTCCCAGCACGAAGGCGAGGAGTTTATTGCCGTTGTATCCGGAGAGATCGAGCTGCAGTACGGAAAAGACACCTACAGGCTTAAGCCTCGCGACAGCGCTTATTACAGCTCCGATGTCCCTCACAGGATCGTCGCCCTTAATGACGAGAAGGCTGAGATATACGCTGTAACCTACTTCCACTCCTGA
- a CDS encoding FixH family protein translates to MKKAILSLMILGLISWTGCATTQTAHDDGGMHAPMTQHYEDSIFKVTENGEFSVEVLFPDKKVEMGVNNVDLIIHNKKDEDVTGAKITVTPWMPSMGHGVMETPVANEKGGGLYNVKNVVFSMTGDWELRLEIASGSTADSVKIPLPPVGAMGHTHTMKAPSPSEIDTSMEKTSMKGQFNVSYKSDVHPIPVNRLLSWNLDVKTADGQPVKNAQIKILGDMPEHGHGFPTEPEVSGTMEDGQFLVEGLKFSMPGWWVVTFHITAGEMMDQVSFNLLLN, encoded by the coding sequence ATGAAAAAAGCGATACTGAGTCTCATGATACTAGGGCTGATCAGCTGGACGGGATGTGCTACCACCCAAACCGCCCACGACGATGGCGGGATGCATGCTCCCATGACCCAGCACTACGAAGACAGCATTTTTAAGGTCACTGAAAACGGCGAGTTCAGCGTTGAGGTCCTGTTCCCGGACAAAAAGGTTGAGATGGGGGTTAACAATGTGGATCTAATCATCCACAACAAGAAGGATGAAGATGTAACAGGCGCAAAAATAACCGTTACACCATGGATGCCCTCTATGGGACACGGCGTAATGGAAACGCCGGTCGCGAACGAAAAAGGCGGCGGTCTGTACAATGTGAAGAACGTGGTTTTTTCCATGACGGGCGATTGGGAGTTGAGACTTGAGATCGCCAGTGGATCCACCGCCGATTCAGTGAAGATCCCCCTGCCCCCAGTCGGTGCCATGGGTCATACCCACACCATGAAGGCGCCCAGTCCGTCAGAGATCGATACTTCCATGGAAAAAACCTCCATGAAGGGGCAATTTAACGTTTCCTATAAGAGCGACGTTCATCCTATTCCGGTAAACAGGCTGCTCAGTTGGAATCTCGATGTCAAAACTGCTGACGGTCAGCCGGTTAAAAATGCCCAGATCAAGATCCTCGGTGACATGCCTGAGCACGGGCACGGTTTTCCCACAGAGCCTGAAGTCTCCGGTACCATGGAAGATGGTCAGTTCCTGGTAGAGGGTCTCAAGTTCAGCATGCCGGGCTGGTGGGTTGTAACCTTCCACATCACAGCGGGTGAAATGATGGATCAGGTATCCTTCAACCTCCTTCTGAACTAG
- a CDS encoding cytochrome c peroxidase, with translation MAGSNRFLSLILVLGSLLVIFPGTVYAGVHDWSPGEVRTLKSLWIKSLPTVPQDPSNAYGDDKLAASLGRKFFFDKRFSGNAKVSCGTCHRVDYAFTDDLPLAHGMGTTGRRTMTLIGSAYYPWLFWDGRKDSLWSQALGPLESSVEHGISRVFVVSIIFQHYRKEYEDIFGPLPPVGKLGRLLARPASDDPGAFKGWLKLSLEDREAVNRVYVNLGKAIAAYVRTILPGISRFDEYVAALNEDRAGDLKGIFTDQEAEGLRIFIGKAKCTNCHSGPLFTNGEFHNLDIPVSEKMPFDAGRAEGISLVLADEFNCLGNFSDAKGKQCQQLWWMDTDTRKYNGAMKTPTLRNVVERPPYMHAGQFNAIREVLDFYRGSKNPDIEHQSLTNSDLKALEAFLGTLSGPILSLGE, from the coding sequence ATGGCCGGTTCCAATAGGTTTTTAAGTCTGATACTGGTTCTGGGATCCCTTCTCGTGATTTTCCCTGGAACCGTCTACGCCGGAGTCCATGACTGGAGCCCCGGTGAGGTTCGTACCCTGAAGTCCCTCTGGATCAAATCCCTTCCCACTGTCCCCCAGGATCCTTCCAACGCCTACGGGGATGACAAACTGGCTGCTTCCCTTGGCAGGAAGTTCTTTTTCGACAAGAGGTTTTCGGGTAACGCCAAAGTCTCCTGTGGAACCTGTCATCGTGTGGATTACGCTTTTACCGACGACCTTCCCCTGGCCCACGGTATGGGAACTACAGGGCGTAGGACAATGACTCTCATCGGCTCTGCCTACTATCCGTGGCTTTTCTGGGACGGTAGGAAAGACAGCCTCTGGTCCCAGGCTTTGGGGCCCCTTGAAAGTTCCGTTGAGCACGGAATCTCCAGGGTATTCGTAGTTTCCATTATCTTTCAGCACTACAGGAAAGAATATGAAGATATATTTGGCCCGCTTCCGCCGGTGGGAAAGCTGGGACGGCTTCTTGCCAGGCCGGCATCTGACGATCCAGGGGCTTTCAAGGGGTGGCTCAAATTGAGTCTTGAAGACCGGGAAGCGGTAAACAGGGTTTACGTCAATCTCGGCAAGGCCATAGCGGCTTACGTCAGGACCATTTTGCCCGGAATATCGCGGTTTGACGAATACGTTGCCGCCCTGAATGAGGATCGCGCTGGTGATCTGAAAGGTATATTCACTGATCAAGAGGCCGAGGGACTGAGGATTTTCATCGGCAAGGCCAAATGTACCAACTGTCATAGCGGTCCTTTATTTACCAACGGTGAATTCCATAACCTGGATATTCCCGTTTCCGAAAAGATGCCGTTTGACGCGGGCCGGGCAGAGGGGATCAGTCTGGTGCTGGCCGACGAATTCAACTGTCTCGGCAACTTCAGCGACGCGAAGGGCAAGCAATGCCAGCAGCTCTGGTGGATGGACACCGATACCAGGAAGTACAACGGCGCAATGAAGACACCCACCCTTAGAAATGTGGTCGAGAGACCTCCCTATATGCATGCAGGGCAATTTAATGCCATCAGGGAAGTGCTGGATTTCTACAGGGGATCTAAAAACCCCGATATAGAGCACCAGAGTCTGACAAACAGTGATCTCAAGGCGCTGGAGGCGTTCCTTGGAACCTTGAGCGGTCCAATCCTGTCGCTGGGGGAGTGA
- a CDS encoding ferritin family protein has protein sequence MKANPAIGQTLIEAIKHEIEGREFYLALAKRVKNPLVRRKILGLAEDEQEHRETLSRLYWAQTGTEVGGFDDFDVSVNIPDEENMSLPDLLRLAMDTEKKAAATYLEMAGAARDERSAAFLEYLSEIEEGHYEALASELEKIASNPGWEDQGPSD, from the coding sequence TTGAAAGCGAACCCGGCCATAGGACAGACCCTAATCGAGGCGATTAAACATGAGATCGAAGGCAGGGAGTTCTATCTGGCCCTGGCTAAGAGGGTTAAAAACCCCCTTGTGAGAAGGAAGATTCTCGGCCTTGCTGAGGATGAGCAGGAACACAGAGAAACACTAAGCAGGCTCTATTGGGCTCAGACTGGTACGGAAGTGGGTGGTTTCGATGATTTTGACGTCAGTGTCAACATCCCTGATGAAGAGAATATGTCTCTACCCGACCTCCTGCGATTGGCCATGGATACGGAAAAGAAAGCAGCAGCCACATATCTGGAAATGGCAGGAGCAGCAAGAGACGAGAGGTCTGCGGCGTTTCTGGAATATCTCTCGGAAATAGAGGAAGGTCATTATGAGGCACTGGCCTCCGAACTGGAGAAAATAGCCAGCAATCCGGGCTGGGAGGATCAGGGACCCTCGGACTAA
- the tilS gene encoding tRNA lysidine(34) synthetase TilS, whose translation MNLQKKVKEKLLQLGTGPEDTYLVAVSGGADSTALLLTMLAALGTARNLTVAHLDHGIRPGSRQDLEKVVELCSKSGVGLVTGQLDPVELEAHRRNYGSLEAGMRFLRYRFLFETAKKAGSKWILTGHTADDQAETVLFRATREMDWRSLGGIPERRGMILRPLIDVPRSATWSYCQVMNVSPVSDPSNFDGAYARSRIRNRILPGLAATFNPDICDLLRRMGRAAGSLSLMEEDLLHGFLPDPGHENPGFVERETLLALPGILQKRLIGDFLVQALREYPSRALVDDALEFVLAGRNGQLSLPGEMTLTLSYGLAHVDESVPPSECGLPSRPLELKVPGSLIIPSAGLAITAKEKVLKNPVSYPCGKSSVLLSKKGLTGSLWVRKRLPGDRFMPIGMERDKKLKDFLVDRKIPRAARDRIPIILDGKDNILWVGGIEISQKAVLEGMEGEEAILLSMEELSSRDSPITNRCGRTPRVSG comes from the coding sequence ATGAATCTGCAGAAGAAAGTTAAGGAAAAGTTGCTCCAACTCGGCACCGGCCCGGAAGACACTTATCTTGTGGCTGTGTCCGGGGGTGCTGATTCCACGGCACTTCTTCTGACCATGCTGGCGGCCCTGGGAACCGCGCGGAACCTGACCGTCGCCCATCTGGATCACGGTATACGTCCCGGGTCACGACAGGATCTGGAAAAGGTCGTTGAGCTCTGCAGCAAGTCAGGAGTTGGGTTGGTCACAGGTCAACTGGACCCAGTGGAACTCGAAGCCCATCGTCGAAATTACGGTTCCCTTGAGGCTGGCATGAGGTTCCTCAGATACCGGTTTCTTTTTGAAACCGCCAAAAAGGCGGGTTCCAAGTGGATTCTAACGGGGCATACTGCAGACGATCAGGCGGAAACGGTGCTTTTCAGGGCCACCAGGGAAATGGACTGGAGGTCCCTGGGAGGAATACCTGAAAGGAGAGGGATGATCCTGAGGCCTCTTATCGATGTGCCCCGATCGGCTACCTGGTCTTATTGCCAGGTCATGAACGTCAGTCCTGTCTCGGATCCCTCAAACTTCGACGGGGCTTATGCGCGCAGCAGAATAAGGAACAGGATACTGCCGGGACTCGCAGCCACGTTCAATCCGGACATATGTGATCTTCTGCGTCGGATGGGTCGGGCGGCCGGGAGTCTGTCCTTGATGGAGGAAGACCTCCTCCACGGATTTCTACCTGATCCAGGCCACGAAAACCCAGGATTCGTCGAACGGGAAACCCTCCTGGCACTACCCGGGATCCTTCAAAAGCGTTTGATCGGGGACTTCCTGGTCCAGGCGCTGCGTGAATATCCGTCCAGGGCCCTTGTGGATGACGCCCTTGAATTTGTTCTGGCCGGCAGGAACGGACAGCTCTCACTGCCTGGAGAAATGACCCTGACTCTCTCTTACGGACTGGCCCATGTCGACGAATCTGTCCCGCCGTCCGAGTGTGGCCTGCCATCCAGGCCCCTGGAGCTGAAGGTTCCCGGCAGTCTGATCATCCCTTCTGCAGGGCTGGCCATAACCGCAAAGGAAAAGGTTCTGAAAAACCCCGTAAGTTATCCCTGCGGCAAGTCGTCCGTGCTTCTTTCAAAAAAAGGCCTTACAGGCTCCCTGTGGGTCCGAAAACGGCTGCCTGGAGACCGTTTCATGCCCATCGGAATGGAAAGAGACAAGAAACTGAAAGATTTCCTGGTGGACCGCAAAATTCCCAGGGCAGCCCGTGACCGGATCCCGATCATCCTGGACGGGAAGGATAATATTCTCTGGGTAGGTGGGATAGAAATCTCACAAAAGGCAGTTCTGGAGGGAATGGAAGGCGAGGAGGCGATCCTTCTCTCCATGGAAGAACTTTCATCCAGGGATTCACCTATCACAAACAGATGTGGCCGAACCCCCCGGGTCTCTGGATAA
- the ftsH gene encoding ATP-dependent zinc metalloprotease FtsH: protein MNNFYRNLSLWVVIGLVVILLYNLFSVRPQPVTELVYSEFLSRVEGGEIKEVLLSGRNISGKFHDDTQFSSYSAEDPDLVPYLREKEIRIVAEPSQDSPWYVMIFVNWFPMLLLIAVWIFFMRQMQSGGSKAMSFGKSKAKLLTDATSKVTFNDVAGVDEAKEELEEIIDFLKDPHRFQRLGGKIPKGVLLMGPPGTGKTLLAKAIAGEASVPFFSISGSDFVEMFVGVGASRVRDLFDQGKKHAPCIIFIDEIDAVGRHRGAGLGGGHDEREQTLNALLVEMDGFESNEGVILIAATNRPDVLDPALMRPGRFDRQVVVPNPDIKGRQGILEVHSKNIPVADDVELEIVARGTPGFSGADLANLVNEAALLAARKDRSKVTMDDFEDAKDKVLMGTERRSMIISDVEKRITAYHEAGHTLVAKMIPGADPIHKVTIIPRGRALGLTQQLPIDERHTYPKEYLTDRIAILLGGRVAEELVLHEQTTGAGNDIERATDLARKMVCEWGMSEEMGPLSFGKKEEQIFLGREISQHRDYSESTAIKIDDEVKKLVTDAHVRTTAIITENLESLHRLANALLERETLGGEEIDMVIHGEVLPKPKPRYQKAVDTGDEETLPKQVEEEETGKVAEEEKEEQDAPPEAD from the coding sequence TTGAACAACTTCTACAGGAACCTGTCGCTCTGGGTTGTCATTGGGCTTGTTGTCATCCTGCTCTACAACCTCTTTTCCGTGAGACCCCAGCCTGTCACTGAACTGGTTTACAGTGAATTCCTGAGCCGTGTTGAGGGTGGGGAGATCAAGGAGGTTCTTTTGAGCGGCCGGAACATTTCCGGTAAGTTCCATGATGACACACAATTCTCTTCATACAGTGCAGAGGATCCCGATCTGGTCCCCTATTTGAGGGAAAAAGAGATCCGCATTGTGGCTGAACCGTCCCAGGATAGCCCCTGGTACGTAATGATCTTCGTAAACTGGTTCCCTATGCTGCTTCTCATTGCCGTGTGGATCTTTTTCATGAGGCAGATGCAATCGGGAGGCAGCAAGGCCATGTCTTTCGGGAAATCCAAGGCTAAGTTGCTGACAGACGCGACGAGCAAAGTTACCTTCAACGATGTAGCCGGAGTTGACGAAGCCAAGGAGGAACTCGAGGAGATCATCGATTTTTTAAAGGATCCCCACAGGTTTCAGAGGCTGGGCGGCAAGATTCCCAAGGGAGTCCTTCTCATGGGACCGCCAGGTACAGGCAAAACCCTTCTGGCCAAAGCTATAGCGGGGGAGGCAAGTGTACCGTTCTTCTCCATCAGCGGTTCCGATTTTGTGGAGATGTTCGTGGGTGTGGGAGCCTCCAGAGTGAGGGACCTTTTCGATCAGGGCAAGAAGCATGCGCCGTGTATTATTTTTATCGACGAGATCGACGCTGTGGGCAGGCACCGCGGAGCTGGTCTGGGAGGTGGGCACGACGAGAGGGAGCAGACGCTCAACGCCCTTCTTGTCGAAATGGACGGCTTTGAGTCCAACGAAGGGGTTATTCTCATCGCGGCCACCAACAGACCTGATGTGCTTGATCCCGCCCTTATGAGACCGGGCAGGTTCGACCGCCAGGTCGTGGTCCCAAACCCGGACATCAAGGGAAGACAGGGCATTCTGGAGGTCCATTCCAAGAATATCCCTGTGGCTGATGACGTCGAACTGGAGATCGTGGCGCGTGGTACACCCGGTTTTTCGGGGGCCGATCTGGCAAACCTTGTCAACGAGGCGGCTCTTCTGGCTGCCCGCAAGGACAGGAGTAAGGTTACCATGGATGATTTTGAGGACGCCAAGGACAAGGTTCTCATGGGTACGGAACGACGAAGTATGATCATCAGCGATGTGGAAAAGCGTATAACAGCCTATCACGAGGCAGGGCACACCCTTGTTGCCAAAATGATCCCCGGCGCTGATCCTATTCACAAAGTCACCATCATTCCCCGTGGACGCGCTCTCGGTCTGACTCAACAACTGCCTATTGATGAACGGCACACTTACCCGAAGGAGTATCTGACGGACCGCATCGCCATCCTCCTTGGCGGCCGGGTTGCCGAAGAACTGGTACTTCACGAACAGACGACCGGGGCTGGCAACGATATCGAAAGGGCCACCGATCTTGCACGGAAAATGGTCTGCGAATGGGGGATGAGCGAGGAAATGGGACCCTTGTCATTCGGCAAGAAGGAAGAGCAGATCTTCCTCGGAAGGGAGATCTCGCAGCACCGGGATTACAGTGAGAGCACTGCCATAAAGATAGACGATGAGGTTAAGAAGCTTGTTACGGATGCTCATGTAAGAACGACTGCTATCATCACCGAGAACCTGGAATCTCTTCACAGGCTCGCGAATGCGCTCCTGGAACGTGAGACGCTCGGCGGCGAAGAGATTGATATGGTTATCCACGGCGAGGTGCTTCCTAAACCGAAACCCAGATACCAAAAGGCAGTTGATACCGGGGATGAAGAAACCTTGCCGAAGCAGGTGGAGGAAGAAGAGACAGGAAAGGTAGCTGAAGAGGAAAAGGAAGAGCAGGATGCGCCGCCCGAGGCTGATTGA
- the folP gene encoding dihydropteroate synthase — MRRPRLIDPGSSGIRREMALMGVDPEGIDIMEGKSRHHLIRFDDVDLRAALILKQDMLSLGGEAALRKEAAGLKVQKTPVLLMGTTRQMRGLVCKLVGQPFKLADLSRSIEGLLDTIDKDRRYVVRGENLLSGGKKVVVGILNVTEDSFSDGGKYSGKEAAVARGVEMAAQGADIIDVGGESTRPGARPVSAKDEWEKVIPVIRDLVAQGVKFISVDTTKSEVAEKAILEGASIVNDISGMTFDPGMVHTAAASRSSVILMHTRGRPEFMQDDTIYVDLMGEVCSCLEAAMDVAMDEGIPAEKICLDPGIGFGKSLEQNVELISRIGELRSLGAAVMAGASRKSFIGELTGTDVSNRMPGSVAAAVAAALQGADMVRVHDVAETVQAMAIVSGMKGPVRG; from the coding sequence ATGCGCCGCCCGAGGCTGATTGACCCTGGATCCTCGGGGATCAGGAGGGAAATGGCTTTAATGGGTGTCGATCCAGAGGGGATCGACATAATGGAGGGGAAGTCAAGGCATCATCTTATCCGGTTTGATGACGTTGATCTGAGGGCCGCCCTTATCCTGAAACAGGATATGCTTTCCCTTGGTGGAGAGGCTGCTCTTCGGAAAGAGGCTGCGGGTCTCAAGGTTCAAAAAACCCCGGTTCTCCTGATGGGAACAACCAGGCAAATGCGTGGACTTGTCTGCAAGCTGGTGGGGCAGCCTTTCAAACTGGCTGACCTGTCCCGTTCCATCGAAGGACTCCTGGATACTATCGATAAAGATAGACGATACGTCGTCAGGGGGGAGAACCTCCTTTCAGGCGGGAAGAAGGTGGTCGTGGGGATTTTAAACGTCACCGAGGATTCCTTTTCGGATGGCGGAAAATACTCCGGGAAGGAAGCGGCTGTGGCAAGGGGTGTTGAAATGGCGGCACAGGGAGCCGACATCATTGATGTCGGGGGCGAATCCACGCGTCCCGGAGCCAGGCCGGTAAGTGCCAAAGATGAGTGGGAAAAGGTGATCCCGGTGATACGGGACCTGGTAGCCCAGGGAGTAAAATTCATTTCGGTGGACACAACCAAATCGGAGGTGGCCGAGAAAGCGATCCTGGAAGGGGCGAGTATCGTGAACGACATTAGCGGCATGACCTTCGATCCTGGAATGGTCCATACTGCTGCGGCTTCCAGGTCATCGGTTATCCTCATGCATACAAGAGGGCGCCCGGAATTCATGCAGGACGATACTATTTACGTCGATCTGATGGGGGAGGTCTGCTCCTGCCTCGAGGCAGCCATGGATGTGGCTATGGACGAGGGAATCCCGGCAGAAAAGATCTGTCTCGATCCGGGGATCGGATTTGGCAAGTCTCTGGAGCAGAACGTGGAACTAATCTCACGGATAGGGGAACTCCGGTCACTGGGTGCCGCTGTGATGGCGGGCGCCTCAAGGAAATCGTTCATCGGCGAGCTGACCGGTACGGATGTCAGTAACAGAATGCCTGGTTCCGTGGCAGCTGCCGTAGCAGCTGCCCTCCAAGGTGCTGATATGGTCAGGGTTCATGATGTGGCTGAAACTGTTCAGGCCATGGCTATCGTGTCCGGGATGAAAGGTCCCGTCAGAGGATGA
- the cdaA gene encoding diadenylate cyclase CdaA: MDLNSLIGLRDLLDIAAVSIVLYWTLLLIRGTRALQMVFGLVVLGGGYFLAQAAELTTFGWILENFLGSIVIVIVILFQDEIRRALALVGSNPLTGSNPGEQRHLIEELVKTATALSSKRIGALIVIERNIGLKNYIEKGTPIEGTVSKDLLLSIFMPFSPIHDGAVIISGGRIAAAQCFLPLTLNPRLEKVLGTRHRAALGLTEETDAVVLVLSEETGKISTACEGKLYSRLEAEELKRVLERMLAKDADPQTSNWWERIKIAVRSWKKSDS; the protein is encoded by the coding sequence ATGGATCTCAATTCCCTAATCGGTCTGCGCGACCTTCTGGATATCGCTGCAGTGTCTATCGTTTTATACTGGACACTCCTGCTCATCAGGGGAACCAGAGCCCTGCAGATGGTGTTTGGTCTGGTTGTACTTGGGGGAGGTTACTTTCTTGCTCAGGCAGCCGAACTCACCACCTTTGGATGGATACTTGAAAACTTTCTGGGCTCCATTGTTATCGTAATAGTCATCCTGTTTCAGGATGAGATACGCCGGGCCCTTGCTCTTGTGGGGTCAAACCCCCTCACCGGCTCCAATCCCGGGGAGCAGAGGCACCTCATCGAGGAACTGGTCAAGACCGCCACGGCTCTGTCCAGCAAGAGGATCGGTGCTCTCATCGTAATAGAGCGTAATATCGGTTTGAAAAACTATATTGAAAAGGGGACGCCCATAGAGGGAACGGTGAGCAAAGACCTTCTCCTTTCCATTTTCATGCCCTTTTCTCCGATCCACGACGGCGCGGTCATCATCAGCGGAGGCCGGATAGCCGCCGCTCAGTGTTTTCTGCCCCTTACCCTTAATCCGAGACTTGAAAAAGTTCTTGGCACTCGCCACAGGGCTGCTCTTGGACTCACCGAGGAAACAGACGCTGTGGTCCTTGTTCTGTCAGAAGAAACAGGGAAGATTTCTACGGCCTGTGAGGGTAAGCTTTACTCCAGGCTCGAGGCTGAAGAGCTCAAAAGAGTGTTGGAAAGGATGCTTGCCAAAGATGCTGATCCCCAGACTTCAAACTGGTGGGAAAGGATAAAGATTGCTGTCCGTTCTTGGAAAAAATCTGACTCTTAA
- a CDS encoding CdaR family protein yields the protein MEISLGVPVELHNLSPEMEVIRGPVERVDVRMSGPRRDVSRVSQLGIYVTLDLLGAAEGETTFELFTSDIKVPERITVTRVSPSSVNLVLERTAKKEVGIVVPVEGTPMDGYVALDPVVTPDVMEIKGPRSRMARIKTLKTLPISVEGAFEDLKGETSVILPEEGTVHAIKRSSIQYVIPVVKVQTGNQ from the coding sequence ATGGAGATAAGCCTTGGTGTGCCTGTTGAGCTCCACAACCTTTCCCCTGAAATGGAGGTCATCAGGGGGCCTGTTGAGCGTGTGGATGTGCGTATGTCGGGCCCCCGGCGGGACGTATCCCGGGTTTCCCAGCTGGGCATCTACGTTACCCTGGATCTTTTAGGGGCGGCGGAAGGGGAGACCACATTTGAACTGTTTACCTCGGACATAAAGGTCCCTGAAAGGATCACTGTTACCAGAGTAAGCCCATCCAGCGTAAACCTTGTTCTGGAAAGAACTGCCAAAAAGGAAGTAGGGATCGTCGTCCCTGTTGAGGGTACCCCCATGGACGGTTATGTGGCATTGGATCCTGTCGTCACACCGGATGTCATGGAGATCAAAGGCCCTCGATCGCGGATGGCAAGAATAAAGACCCTCAAAACCCTTCCCATCAGTGTTGAAGGAGCTTTTGAGGATCTAAAGGGGGAAACCTCTGTGATCCTGCCCGAAGAGGGAACGGTTCACGCCATCAAGCGTTCCAGCATTCAGTACGTTATACCGGTGGTCAAGGTCCAGACCGGCAACCAGTAG